A region from the Mesorhizobium sp. J8 genome encodes:
- a CDS encoding AI-2E family transporter, whose amino-acid sequence MPAGDHPKALIRYGVLYAGFAGAVLFLIWRVSEALLLLFAGVVFASFLDALTYLLGKLVHWPRGVRLMIVCVALFAFVLACVAWGGAAIGVQGSELAATVREQINNGLAWLQQHGFKFPRNAADDLTQPDLREATPTLKSMLPNVGGLFGPAWTAVATLVAGLGDGMIIVFLGLFLAAQPVVYRDAVLLVAPPDRQHGWRVTLDECGQALRHWIVGQLITMTLIGLIVWVGLTFIGVSPAALLGLQAALLAFVPTLGPLVAGVVVIVASLPFGIWAVIGAAVTYLCAQTLESYVLTPMIQRRAVSVPPALLFSGQIVLGVMFGIYGLALATPLAAVIRILMLRLYVAPARRSDDVSALATSGGQVKPGETGAG is encoded by the coding sequence GTGCCAGCTGGCGATCATCCAAAAGCACTCATCCGCTATGGGGTCCTATACGCCGGCTTTGCCGGCGCGGTGCTCTTTCTCATTTGGCGCGTGAGTGAGGCGCTGCTGCTTCTCTTTGCCGGCGTCGTATTTGCGTCTTTTCTCGACGCCCTCACGTACCTGCTCGGGAAGCTCGTGCATTGGCCGCGCGGCGTCCGGCTGATGATCGTCTGTGTGGCCCTGTTCGCCTTTGTGTTGGCCTGCGTTGCATGGGGCGGAGCCGCGATCGGGGTGCAAGGCAGCGAACTGGCTGCCACCGTGCGCGAGCAGATCAACAACGGCTTGGCTTGGCTGCAGCAACACGGCTTCAAATTCCCTCGGAACGCCGCGGATGATTTGACGCAGCCGGACCTGCGCGAGGCGACCCCGACATTGAAGTCTATGCTCCCTAACGTCGGCGGGTTGTTTGGGCCGGCCTGGACCGCCGTTGCAACGTTGGTAGCCGGGCTGGGCGACGGTATGATTATTGTTTTCCTCGGACTCTTCTTGGCCGCACAGCCTGTCGTCTATCGCGACGCTGTTCTCCTGGTTGCCCCGCCGGATCGCCAACACGGCTGGCGCGTGACGCTGGACGAATGCGGACAAGCCCTGCGGCACTGGATTGTCGGCCAACTGATCACGATGACCTTGATCGGGCTGATCGTCTGGGTTGGGTTGACATTCATTGGAGTCAGTCCGGCTGCTCTTCTCGGCCTGCAAGCGGCCCTGCTTGCCTTTGTACCCACGTTGGGGCCGCTGGTCGCTGGCGTTGTAGTCATCGTCGCCAGCTTGCCGTTCGGCATTTGGGCAGTGATCGGCGCAGCTGTGACATATCTTTGCGCGCAGACGCTGGAGAGCTACGTCTTGACCCCGATGATCCAAAGGCGAGCCGTTTCCGTGCCTCCTGCATTGCTGTTTTCGGGCCAAATTGTGCTTGGGGTCATGTTTGGAATTTATGGCTTGGCCCTTGCGACACCCTTGGCTGCGGTCATCCGAATTCTGATGTTGCGGCTATACGTGGCACCCGCGCGTCGCAGCGACGATGTCTCGGCGTTGGCGACTTCCGGTGGACAAGTGAAGCCTGGTGAAACGGGGGCTGGCTAG
- a CDS encoding BA14K family protein, with the protein MLARSTIISGLVACLLLAQPVGSAVAAPPVVSSAPVPSYVTQARYHHGHRFILRRNHAYWHGHRGYRHYRPGYRRYNGWWFPPAAFALGAIIGGALSQHGPVSSRHVRWCYDHYRSYRASDNTFQPYHGPRRQCRSPYE; encoded by the coding sequence ATGTTAGCTCGTTCTACAATCATCAGCGGCCTTGTCGCGTGCCTGCTCCTGGCACAACCCGTCGGTTCAGCTGTCGCGGCGCCACCCGTTGTCTCAAGCGCACCGGTGCCTTCTTATGTGACGCAGGCGCGCTACCACCATGGCCATCGCTTCATACTGCGACGAAACCATGCATACTGGCATGGGCACAGAGGCTACCGGCACTATCGGCCGGGTTATCGCCGATACAATGGATGGTGGTTTCCACCAGCCGCATTCGCCTTAGGTGCCATTATCGGCGGCGCCCTCAGCCAGCATGGCCCCGTATCCAGCCGCCACGTCCGATGGTGCTACGACCATTACCGGTCCTACCGGGCATCGGACAATACATTCCAGCCCTATCACGGTCCTCGCCGGCAGTGCCGGTCCCCTTATGAATAG
- a CDS encoding membrane-bound PQQ-dependent dehydrogenase, glucose/quinate/shikimate family, producing MYRLALSAIIILTGAVLVLGGLWLAALGGSWFYVVLGAMLAASGALIAMRRPAGAGLYAVTILVTLCWALWEVGLNWWALAPRGGLLLVLGILVLLPAIVNAFNRRYRITAGFDANNAALAAVIVLAAAVGIYSMFQDPDDISGTFNQERMAAVAAATDGGIPPGQWVAYGRTSMGQRFSPLNQITPANADKLKVAWTYKTGQIRDQNDPQETTYEVTPLMVNGTVYICTPFSTVIALDPETGKEKWRFDPKLKQPPRDTTQHMTCRGVAYQEVTPADVPPEVSLAPDSAAAGTQAAADLQQSVDEVTTQAAGVPQNVVTGHAPAGAPNPVVDREQPPAHVTLSAECTKRLFVPTSDGRLISISADTGKLCPGFGGSDGTVNLWANMPNVTPGSFYSTSPPVVAGNLIVVAGAVNDNVATTSPSGVIRAFNAYTGALVWNFDSKNPDATAPIPNGQTYSHNAPNSWSVASYDPKLGLIYFPMGNESPDQFGANRGPNTERFSSSILALHADTGQVAWVFQTVHHDLWDYDVPAQPSLADLTINGQQVPALVAPTKQGEVFVLNRLTGEPVLPVKEEPAPQGAVGGDHTAPTQPHSAVSFRPKPLTGADMWGATPIDQLYCRIRFHQLRYDGAFTPPSLGGSIVYPGNFGIFNWGAIAVDPQRDIAFGMPVYLAFTSQLLPRPDDTTRVVSKKGAPVFNENFGAPFAAKMGPFYSFLNLPCQRPPWGYVAGVDLRTGKTVYRHVNGTVRDLSPVPLPFKMGVPGIGGPIVTAGGVAFLSGTMDNYVRGYDLRTGREIWRDRLPAGGQATPSTYQAADGRQYLVVVAGGHGSTGTKAGDSIIAYALPR from the coding sequence ATGTATCGGCTTGCGCTTTCGGCAATCATCATATTGACAGGCGCTGTCCTTGTCCTCGGAGGCCTCTGGTTGGCTGCCCTGGGCGGCAGCTGGTTCTACGTCGTGCTGGGCGCGATGCTCGCTGCATCTGGCGCGCTGATCGCCATGCGCAGACCGGCTGGAGCTGGCCTCTACGCCGTTACGATCCTCGTCACGCTATGTTGGGCCTTGTGGGAAGTCGGCTTGAACTGGTGGGCGCTGGCACCGCGGGGCGGGCTGTTGCTCGTTCTCGGTATTCTCGTGCTCCTGCCTGCCATCGTAAACGCGTTCAATCGGCGCTATCGGATCACGGCCGGGTTTGACGCCAACAATGCAGCGCTTGCCGCAGTCATCGTGTTGGCGGCGGCCGTCGGCATCTATTCGATGTTTCAGGATCCAGACGACATTTCCGGCACATTCAATCAGGAGCGTATGGCGGCAGTGGCGGCGGCAACGGACGGGGGAATTCCTCCCGGGCAATGGGTTGCCTACGGCCGCACGTCGATGGGCCAGCGCTTCTCCCCGCTCAATCAAATCACGCCGGCGAACGCCGACAAGCTAAAGGTCGCGTGGACTTACAAGACCGGGCAGATCCGTGACCAGAACGATCCTCAGGAGACAACCTATGAGGTCACTCCGCTTATGGTCAACGGCACGGTGTATATTTGCACTCCTTTCAGCACGGTGATCGCGCTCGATCCCGAGACCGGCAAAGAGAAATGGCGGTTCGACCCCAAGCTCAAGCAGCCGCCTCGGGACACCACGCAGCATATGACCTGCCGAGGCGTGGCCTACCAGGAGGTCACACCGGCCGACGTGCCGCCGGAAGTCTCTCTCGCACCTGACTCGGCCGCGGCCGGCACCCAGGCTGCCGCCGATCTCCAGCAAAGCGTCGACGAAGTGACGACCCAGGCCGCTGGCGTACCGCAGAATGTGGTGACCGGGCACGCGCCGGCCGGAGCTCCCAATCCGGTGGTCGACCGCGAGCAGCCCCCGGCGCACGTGACCCTGAGCGCCGAATGCACCAAGCGACTTTTCGTCCCCACGTCGGATGGCCGGCTGATCTCGATCAGCGCCGACACCGGCAAGCTTTGTCCCGGATTCGGCGGTTCGGACGGCACGGTAAACCTATGGGCCAACATGCCCAACGTGACACCCGGCTCGTTCTATTCGACGTCTCCTCCAGTTGTCGCCGGGAACCTGATTGTCGTGGCTGGAGCAGTCAACGACAACGTTGCGACGACCTCGCCGTCAGGCGTGATCCGGGCCTTCAACGCCTATACCGGGGCACTGGTTTGGAATTTCGACAGCAAGAACCCGGATGCGACCGCTCCAATTCCCAACGGCCAGACCTATTCCCACAATGCTCCCAATTCGTGGAGTGTCGCCAGTTACGACCCCAAGCTCGGGTTGATCTATTTTCCAATGGGCAACGAATCGCCCGATCAGTTCGGCGCCAACCGCGGACCGAACACCGAGCGGTTTTCATCCTCGATCCTGGCGCTGCATGCGGACACGGGACAGGTGGCGTGGGTCTTCCAGACGGTTCATCACGACCTGTGGGACTACGACGTGCCAGCCCAGCCGAGCCTGGCTGATCTGACCATCAACGGGCAACAAGTTCCGGCCCTCGTGGCGCCCACGAAGCAGGGCGAGGTGTTCGTCTTGAATCGACTGACCGGCGAACCCGTTTTGCCGGTCAAGGAGGAGCCCGCGCCGCAAGGTGCTGTCGGCGGAGACCATACAGCGCCAACGCAGCCACACTCGGCGGTGTCGTTCAGGCCAAAACCACTGACCGGAGCCGACATGTGGGGCGCCACCCCCATAGACCAGCTTTACTGCCGCATTCGCTTCCATCAACTGCGTTACGACGGTGCGTTCACCCCGCCTTCCCTCGGCGGCAGCATTGTTTATCCGGGAAACTTCGGCATCTTCAACTGGGGAGCCATTGCCGTCGACCCACAGCGCGACATTGCCTTCGGCATGCCGGTCTATCTGGCTTTCACCTCGCAGCTGCTGCCCCGGCCGGACGACACAACCCGCGTCGTCAGCAAGAAAGGCGCGCCAGTGTTCAACGAAAACTTCGGCGCTCCGTTCGCCGCCAAGATGGGCCCGTTTTACTCATTTCTCAATCTGCCGTGCCAGCGGCCACCATGGGGGTATGTCGCTGGCGTGGATTTAAGAACGGGCAAGACGGTGTACCGCCATGTCAATGGCACCGTCCGCGACCTGTCTCCTGTCCCGCTGCCGTTCAAGATGGGAGTGCCAGGGATTGGCGGCCCCATTGTCACCGCGGGCGGCGTCGCCTTCTTGAGCGGCACGATGGACAACTACGTTCGAGGCTATGACCTTCGCACAGGTCGCGAGATTTGGCGCGATCGCCTGCCGGCGGGCGGGCAGGCCACGCCGTCCACGTATCAGGCTGCGGACGGCCGCCAGTATCTGGTCGTGGTGGCGGGGGGTCATGGGTCGACTGGCACAAAGGCAGGCGATTCGATCATCGCCTACGCGCTGCCTCGTTGA
- a CDS encoding manganese catalase family protein has product MFYHVKELQFNARVSGPDPKFAALLLEQFGGANGELAAAMRYFTQAFSTRKPYPDKYDMLMDIATEEFSHLEIVGATITMLLDGVNGELKNAAEACPLNKLTKGKAGKEEVLHEALTNPLFLIQSGGGPTLTNSQGVPFSGSYIDANGDLTVDLRSDMAAEARAKITYEYLMKFTDDPLVHDSLRFLMTREIAHFQMFGAALDTIQPNFPMGVLQGDPRHTHTYFNLSNGADARGPWNEGQGPWDEGESWEYVKEPLKHVIDTDGEINHEPKGVKTTQEQVAAKNKEMSKKRSEEVKSKTASALAQWSSYPQDKLESPMKPDTSRV; this is encoded by the coding sequence ATGTTCTATCACGTCAAGGAACTGCAATTTAACGCACGCGTGTCCGGACCGGACCCGAAGTTTGCCGCCCTTCTGCTTGAGCAGTTTGGCGGTGCGAATGGCGAGCTTGCCGCTGCCATGCGTTACTTCACGCAGGCCTTTTCGACGCGCAAACCCTATCCTGATAAGTATGACATGCTCATGGACATCGCGACCGAGGAATTCAGCCATCTTGAGATCGTCGGCGCCACGATCACCATGCTTCTGGATGGCGTGAACGGCGAGTTGAAGAACGCCGCCGAGGCTTGCCCTCTTAACAAACTGACCAAAGGCAAGGCGGGTAAGGAGGAGGTGCTGCATGAGGCGCTTACCAACCCCCTGTTCCTTATACAGTCTGGCGGCGGGCCTACTTTGACCAACAGCCAAGGCGTCCCGTTCTCAGGAAGCTACATCGATGCCAATGGAGATTTGACAGTCGATCTGCGCTCGGACATGGCCGCCGAGGCACGCGCAAAGATAACCTACGAATACCTGATGAAGTTCACTGACGATCCGCTGGTGCATGACAGCTTGCGCTTTCTGATGACACGGGAAATTGCGCATTTTCAGATGTTCGGGGCAGCCTTGGACACCATTCAACCGAACTTCCCAATGGGCGTTCTTCAGGGCGACCCGAGGCACACGCACACCTACTTCAATCTTTCGAACGGTGCTGATGCGCGAGGGCCTTGGAACGAAGGGCAGGGTCCATGGGACGAGGGCGAAAGCTGGGAGTACGTCAAGGAGCCGCTCAAGCACGTCATCGACACCGATGGCGAGATCAATCATGAACCCAAAGGGGTGAAGACGACGCAGGAGCAAGTCGCTGCAAAAAACAAGGAGATGTCGAAAAAGCGCAGTGAGGAGGTCAAGTCCAAGACGGCTTCCGCCCTGGCACAATGGTCCTCATACCCGCAGGACAAACTGGAGAGTCCCATGAAGCCCGACACTTCCCGGGTCTAA
- a CDS encoding DUF4396 domain-containing protein produces MVPLWLHVLGVVSLVSALLVAGWIGWDETRRPQPMWIMNVVWPVAALFGTVLVLWGYLKFGRSAGDSAAKSRRRTPDTPFPVMVGKGALHCGAGCTLGDIVAESLATFFPGVALWFGWRSLFDEKMFAVWTLDFLFAFLLGVAFQYFTIRPMRGLSVKDGLIEALKADTLSLTAWQVGMYGFMAFAQFGVFRPVLGVSLTAETVEFWFMMQFAMIAGFLTSYPVNWWLLKAGVKEKM; encoded by the coding sequence ATGGTACCCCTCTGGCTGCATGTGCTTGGTGTGGTTTCGCTGGTCAGCGCCCTCCTGGTGGCAGGCTGGATTGGGTGGGATGAGACGCGCCGACCGCAGCCGATGTGGATCATGAACGTCGTCTGGCCGGTCGCCGCGCTTTTCGGAACGGTGCTGGTGTTGTGGGGCTACCTGAAATTCGGAAGATCGGCTGGCGACAGCGCGGCCAAGTCTCGGCGGCGCACGCCCGACACACCCTTCCCCGTGATGGTCGGCAAAGGTGCGCTGCATTGCGGAGCCGGTTGCACCTTGGGTGACATCGTGGCGGAATCGCTCGCAACGTTTTTTCCCGGCGTGGCACTCTGGTTCGGGTGGCGCAGTTTGTTTGACGAGAAGATGTTCGCGGTCTGGACCTTGGACTTCCTGTTCGCCTTCCTCCTCGGCGTCGCCTTTCAATATTTCACCATCAGGCCGATGCGCGGCCTCTCGGTGAAGGATGGCCTGATTGAGGCGCTGAAGGCTGACACGCTGTCGCTGACGGCATGGCAAGTCGGGATGTACGGCTTCATGGCGTTCGCCCAGTTCGGGGTTTTTCGACCGGTTCTCGGTGTCTCGTTGACAGCTGAAACGGTCGAGTTCTGGTTCATGATGCAATTCGCCATGATCGCCGGTTTCTTGACCAGCTATCCCGTGAACTGGTGGCTGCTCAAGGCCGGCGTCAAGGAAAAGATGTAG
- a CDS encoding DsbA family protein: MANRPTEPPGQQPVLEISYFTDPLCCWSWGLEPQLRRLRYGFRGKVALRLRMGGMIGGWDRFCDPVHDIHRPIQMGPLWIQASAVTGMPLEPAIWVKDPPASSWPACLAVKAAGLQSPAAGDLYLRHVRQALMLEGRNVARDEVLVELACELAKARPEQFDHALFVKEFAGRDAKAALQDDVREARFRGVGRFPCLCLSRPHKIPVWIVGWLPWQALLEQVRAYAPELGSERTPSSREAYSSYWGGVVEREVEVALGGSDGEALFNAQIANSSGGG; the protein is encoded by the coding sequence ATGGCCAATCGCCCAACCGAGCCGCCTGGGCAGCAACCGGTCCTGGAAATCTCCTATTTCACCGATCCGCTGTGTTGCTGGAGCTGGGGCCTTGAGCCCCAGCTGCGGCGACTGCGTTACGGGTTTCGGGGCAAGGTCGCCCTGCGGCTGCGAATGGGCGGCATGATTGGCGGCTGGGACAGGTTCTGCGATCCGGTGCACGACATCCATCGCCCGATCCAGATGGGCCCGCTATGGATCCAGGCCAGCGCTGTGACGGGAATGCCCCTCGAGCCGGCGATCTGGGTGAAAGACCCACCCGCCTCGTCATGGCCTGCCTGCCTCGCGGTCAAGGCGGCAGGACTGCAGTCGCCCGCCGCCGGCGATCTTTATCTCCGCCACGTCCGGCAAGCACTGATGCTCGAAGGGCGCAATGTAGCGCGCGACGAAGTGCTGGTTGAGCTTGCCTGTGAGCTTGCCAAAGCTCGCCCCGAGCAGTTCGATCATGCCCTCTTCGTGAAGGAATTCGCCGGGCGCGACGCCAAAGCGGCCCTTCAAGACGATGTGCGTGAGGCACGATTTCGCGGGGTGGGACGGTTTCCCTGCCTGTGCTTGAGCCGCCCTCACAAGATTCCGGTTTGGATTGTTGGTTGGCTGCCTTGGCAGGCGCTGCTGGAACAAGTGCGCGCCTACGCGCCTGAACTCGGTTCGGAGCGGACCCCGTCCAGCCGCGAGGCCTATTCTTCCTATTGGGGCGGGGTTGTCGAGCGAGAGGTTGAAGTGGCACTCGGTGGATCGGACGGAGAAGCCTTGTTCAATGCTCAAATCGCGAACTCGTCAGGTGGCGGCTAG
- a CDS encoding YihY/virulence factor BrkB family protein produces MPEPWFTSAKLRSWAQAVGQAAIACHTHGLSSIASGVAFCATLAIFPGIAVLVWASSQFISPDELQAAVMTVATVMPQSTQEIIRMAVNNQLAQSADGGASSGFLGPFFALALAIWSASSGVKALLVALNTIFERTESRGFLRLTVITMAFTGGILFLSVIGIALIVIGPSLVALGGISQKWPVLLTYCRWPALVALSTVGIGILYRFAPNREGEQGSLVTFGSFAAASALTACSALFSRVLAHVASLSITYGSLSTVIAFMIWLWLSTTLVLVGAELDVALGNGKQRGSKGSPPQ; encoded by the coding sequence ATGCCGGAGCCATGGTTCACCTCAGCCAAGCTGCGGTCTTGGGCGCAAGCCGTCGGTCAAGCCGCGATCGCATGCCACACGCACGGGCTTTCCAGCATCGCGTCGGGTGTAGCATTTTGCGCTACCCTGGCGATCTTCCCCGGCATTGCCGTGCTGGTATGGGCAAGCAGCCAATTCATAAGCCCAGACGAACTGCAGGCTGCAGTGATGACCGTTGCCACGGTGATGCCGCAGAGCACGCAGGAAATCATCCGAATGGCCGTGAACAACCAACTTGCGCAGAGCGCGGACGGAGGGGCTTCTTCGGGCTTCCTTGGTCCATTTTTCGCCCTTGCTCTGGCCATCTGGAGCGCAAGCAGCGGCGTCAAGGCATTGCTGGTCGCGCTCAATACGATTTTTGAGCGTACGGAGAGCAGAGGTTTCCTGCGCCTTACAGTGATCACGATGGCTTTTACTGGCGGCATTCTTTTTCTGTCGGTGATCGGCATCGCGCTGATTGTGATCGGCCCGTCCTTGGTTGCGCTTGGCGGGATTTCGCAGAAATGGCCGGTGCTGTTGACCTATTGCAGATGGCCTGCCTTGGTCGCGCTCTCCACCGTCGGCATTGGAATCCTCTACCGCTTTGCTCCTAATCGCGAGGGTGAGCAGGGCTCGCTGGTGACATTCGGTTCGTTCGCAGCGGCGTCAGCTCTGACCGCCTGTTCCGCCCTGTTCTCGCGCGTGCTTGCTCACGTGGCGAGCCTGTCGATCACCTATGGATCCCTCAGTACCGTCATCGCTTTCATGATATGGCTCTGGCTGTCCACAACGCTGGTACTGGTCGGCGCTGAGCTTGACGTGGCCCTCGGAAATGGCAAGCAGCGCGGCTCTAAAGGCTCGCCGCCACAGTAG
- the cyoD gene encoding cytochrome o ubiquinol oxidase subunit IV, which yields MSEADTRDDKALDHRDAAPGEERIEEHEIAGGLAGYLLGFGLAILLTVASFLAAQTDVIYQPAVISALTVLAIAQMGVHLVFFLHITTGPDNTNNVLALAFGVLIVALVVLGSIWIMGHLNQNMAAVTAHQAATMP from the coding sequence ATGAGCGAAGCGGACACTCGCGACGACAAGGCGCTCGATCATCGCGACGCGGCACCGGGTGAAGAGCGCATCGAGGAACATGAGATCGCGGGCGGTCTTGCGGGCTACCTGCTTGGCTTCGGCCTGGCGATCCTGTTGACCGTCGCTTCCTTCCTCGCCGCGCAGACCGACGTGATCTACCAGCCGGCGGTGATCTCGGCCCTGACGGTGCTCGCCATCGCGCAGATGGGGGTGCACCTCGTCTTCTTCCTGCACATCACCACCGGGCCCGACAACACCAACAATGTCCTCGCGCTTGCCTTCGGCGTTCTGATCGTGGCGCTGGTGGTTTTGGGCTCAATCTGGATCATGGGTCACCTGAACCAGAACATGGCCGCCGTTACGGCCCATCAGGCAGCAACGATGCCTTAG
- the cyoC gene encoding cytochrome o ubiquinol oxidase subunit III — protein sequence MSDITAGSAPRDPYRLGRSQAHGLFSATGRGEGGPASKFVTVAYGFWIFLLSDIIMFSAFFAAYAVLSKQTADGPTGKDLFELTRVAAQTGLLLTSSFTGGLAMLATRRRSMAAAQFWLLVTGLLGAAFVFLEVQEFATMVNEQAGPSRSAFLSAFFALVGCHGTHVGLGLLWLGTMMAQLWVKGFRPEILRRVHCFSLFWHALDIIWVAIFTLVYLLGASS from the coding sequence ATGAGCGACATCACGGCAGGCAGCGCACCGCGCGATCCCTATCGGCTGGGCCGCAGCCAGGCCCATGGCCTGTTCTCGGCGACCGGACGCGGCGAAGGCGGGCCGGCGTCGAAGTTCGTCACCGTAGCCTATGGATTCTGGATCTTCCTCCTGTCGGACATCATCATGTTCTCGGCTTTCTTTGCCGCATACGCTGTCCTGTCCAAGCAGACGGCCGACGGGCCGACAGGCAAGGACCTGTTCGAGCTCACGCGCGTGGCGGCGCAGACGGGTCTGCTGCTCACGTCGAGCTTTACCGGTGGCCTGGCAATGCTCGCGACGCGTCGCCGGTCGATGGCTGCCGCGCAATTCTGGCTGCTTGTCACCGGCTTGCTCGGCGCGGCCTTCGTGTTCCTGGAAGTGCAGGAATTCGCAACGATGGTGAACGAGCAGGCCGGCCCGTCGCGCAGCGCCTTCCTTTCGGCCTTCTTCGCCCTCGTCGGCTGCCACGGCACCCATGTCGGGCTGGGTCTGCTGTGGCTCGGCACAATGATGGCTCAGCTTTGGGTGAAGGGGTTCCGGCCCGAGATCTTGCGCCGGGTGCATTGCTTCAGCCTGTTCTGGCACGCGCTGGACATCATCTGGGTCGCCATTTTCACACTAGTCTACCTTCTTGGAGCATCATCATGA
- the cyoB gene encoding cytochrome o ubiquinol oxidase subunit I produces the protein MLGKLDWSAIPFDQPIPLGAALVVFLAAAAVLVWITVKGYWPYLWREWITSVDHKRIGVMYIVLAALMLLRGFVDAIMMRTQQALAIHAPGYLPPEHYDQIFSAHGTIMIFFAAMPFMIGLMNFVVPLQLGIRDVAFPTLNSVSFWLTATGALLVNISLVVGEFARTGWLPYAPLSEMTYSPGVGVDYYLWSIQISGVGTLLTGVNLVTTILKMRAPGMGYLRMPMFCWTSLASNLLIVAAFPILTATLAMLTLDRYLGFHFFTNEAGGNQMMFVNLIWAWGHPEVYILVLPAFGIYSEIFSTFSSKPLFGYRSMVAATLFICIVSFMVWLHHFFTMGAGADVNAAFGIATSVIAVGTGVKIYNWLFTMYGGRVRFDTPMLWALGFVTTFTVGGMTGVLLAVPPADFMLHNSLFLVAHFHNVIISGVLFGAFAGFTYWFPKAFGFRLHEGWGKAAFWTTLAGYVLVFVPLYIVGLLGMTRRLQHIDMDLWTPWLMVAAFGIAVMIVGAACQITQLIVSIRQREALRDQTGDPWDGRSLEWSTLSPPPVFNYARLPHVENEEPYWTIKQRAADEQAPESKRNYEPIEMPRNSPTGFVTAFFSTLIGFALIWHIWWLAIVGFIGAYITFVVFAWREHGDYEIPASEVERIDRGGRAAQLAWMRSRERPA, from the coding sequence ATGCTCGGCAAACTCGACTGGTCGGCCATTCCCTTCGACCAGCCCATTCCACTCGGCGCAGCCCTGGTCGTCTTCCTGGCGGCCGCCGCGGTGCTGGTCTGGATCACGGTGAAAGGCTACTGGCCCTATCTGTGGCGAGAATGGATAACCTCGGTCGATCACAAGCGCATCGGCGTCATGTATATCGTGCTGGCGGCACTGATGCTTCTGCGCGGCTTCGTCGATGCCATCATGATGCGTACCCAGCAGGCGCTCGCCATCCATGCGCCGGGCTATCTGCCGCCGGAGCATTACGACCAGATCTTTTCCGCGCACGGCACCATCATGATCTTCTTCGCGGCGATGCCGTTCATGATCGGCCTGATGAATTTCGTCGTGCCGCTGCAGCTCGGCATCCGTGACGTCGCTTTCCCGACGCTGAATTCGGTGAGCTTCTGGCTGACCGCGACCGGCGCGCTGCTCGTCAACATTTCCCTCGTCGTCGGCGAGTTCGCGCGCACCGGCTGGCTGCCCTACGCGCCTCTTTCCGAGATGACCTATTCGCCGGGCGTCGGGGTCGACTACTATCTCTGGTCAATCCAGATCTCCGGCGTCGGCACGCTGCTCACCGGCGTCAACCTGGTGACCACCATCCTCAAGATGCGCGCGCCGGGCATGGGTTATCTGCGCATGCCGATGTTCTGCTGGACCTCGCTCGCTTCCAACCTGCTGATCGTCGCGGCCTTCCCCATCCTGACCGCCACGCTGGCGATGCTGACGCTCGACCGCTATCTCGGCTTCCATTTCTTCACCAACGAAGCCGGCGGCAACCAGATGATGTTCGTCAATCTCATCTGGGCCTGGGGCCATCCGGAAGTCTACATCCTGGTGTTGCCCGCCTTCGGCATCTATTCGGAGATCTTCTCCACCTTCTCGTCGAAGCCGCTTTTCGGATACCGCTCAATGGTGGCGGCGACGCTGTTCATCTGCATCGTCTCCTTCATGGTGTGGCTGCATCATTTCTTCACCATGGGCGCCGGCGCCGACGTCAACGCAGCCTTCGGCATCGCCACCTCGGTCATCGCCGTCGGCACGGGGGTCAAGATCTACAACTGGCTCTTCACCATGTATGGCGGACGCGTGCGCTTCGACACGCCGATGTTGTGGGCGCTGGGCTTTGTCACCACCTTCACGGTTGGCGGCATGACGGGTGTGCTGCTCGCCGTCCCGCCGGCCGACTTCATGCTTCACAATTCGCTCTTTCTCGTGGCGCATTTCCACAACGTCATCATCTCGGGCGTGCTGTTCGGCGCCTTTGCCGGTTTCACCTACTGGTTCCCGAAGGCCTTCGGCTTCCGCTTGCACGAAGGCTGGGGCAAGGCGGCATTCTGGACCACGCTTGCCGGCTATGTGCTGGTCTTCGTGCCGCTCTATATCGTCGGGCTGCTCGGGATGACCCGCCGGCTCCAGCACATCGATATGGACCTCTGGACGCCATGGCTGATGGTCGCGGCCTTCGGCATTGCGGTGATGATCGTCGGCGCAGCCTGCCAGATCACACAGTTGATCGTATCGATCAGGCAACGCGAGGCCTTGCGCGACCAGACGGGCGATCCCTGGGACGGGCGCTCGCTGGAGTGGTCGACGCTCTCGCCGCCCCCCGTATTCAACTATGCGCGGCTGCCGCATGTCGAAAATGAAGAGCCTTATTGGACCATCAAGCAAAGGGCCGCCGACGAGCAGGCGCCGGAGAGCAAGCGCAACTACGAACCGATCGAGATGCCGCGCAACAGCCCGACAGGTTTCGTCACCGCCTTCTTCAGCACGCTGATCGGCTTCGCGCTCATCTGGCACATCTGGTGGTTGGCGATCGTCGGCTTCATCGGCGCCTATATCACTTTCGTCGTGTTCGCGTGGCGCGAGCATGGCGATTATGAGATTCCCGCCAGCGAGGTCGAACGCATCGATCGCGGCGGCCGGGCAGCGCAGCTTGCATGGATGCGCAGCCGGGAGCGTCCGGCATGA